One window of the Rhipicephalus sanguineus isolate Rsan-2018 chromosome 2, BIME_Rsan_1.4, whole genome shotgun sequence genome contains the following:
- the LOC125757451 gene encoding uncharacterized protein LOC125757451: protein MSIFLESAGASGELPLTVLALIDNEVHLRSGIFVKEEQWASLLSRPKDSLFCKEATKLLCSILELQNKNPTVAPCRRLVRQEDKRATEEGPDTKKFGGCG from the exons ATGTCGATCTTCTTGGAG AGTGCAGGGGCCAGTGGTGAACTCCCACTTACAGTGTTGGCCCTCATAGATAATGAG GTCCATCTGAGAAGTGGCATATTCGTGAAGGAAGAGCAATGGGCTTCGCTGCTGTCGCGGCCCAAGGACTCCTTATTTTGCAAGGAGGCCACAAAGCTCCTGTGCAGTATCCTTGAGCTTCAGAACAAGAATCCCACAGTAGCGCCTTGTCGGCGTTTGGTTCGCCAGGAGGACAAACGGGCCACCGAAGAGGGCCCTGACACCAAGAAATTTGGAGGCTGTGGCTAG